A region from the Variovorax paradoxus genome encodes:
- a CDS encoding CaiB/BaiF CoA transferase family protein: MNATGPLQGIRILDLTAVVMGPYATQTLGDLGADIVKVEPPAGDNLRAVGPMRHAGMGAMAMHLNRNKRSIVLDLKQPEGREACLRLAAGCDALIYNTRPQAMARLGLGYEAVAAANPKIVYLGAFGYGEEGPYAGKPAYDDLIQGAAGVASLFAQQSGDAPRYAPVTLADRAVGLQAAIALLAAVLHAQRTGRGQAVEVPMFEALSQFVMGDHLGGHSFEPPLGPTGYARLLAPHRKPYATADGYLSVLIYNDKHWQAFFDLIGRPELRASPMFGTHTARAANIGAVYAFVAEVMATRSSEEWMAALEAADIPVARLHSTESLLGDPHLRAVDFFPEFDHPSEGRIRTLAPVGRYSATPAGIRRMAPRIGEQSVELLREAGYADEDIDRMLACGVTLQPDPAKDSE; encoded by the coding sequence ATGAATGCCACCGGGCCGCTTCAAGGCATCCGCATCCTCGACCTCACGGCCGTGGTGATGGGACCCTACGCCACGCAGACGCTCGGCGATCTGGGCGCCGACATCGTCAAGGTCGAGCCGCCCGCCGGCGACAACCTGCGCGCGGTCGGCCCGATGCGCCACGCCGGCATGGGCGCGATGGCGATGCACCTCAACCGCAACAAGCGCTCGATCGTGCTCGACCTCAAGCAGCCCGAGGGCCGCGAGGCCTGCCTGCGGCTTGCGGCCGGCTGCGATGCGCTGATCTACAACACGCGCCCCCAGGCCATGGCGCGGCTCGGGCTCGGCTACGAGGCCGTGGCGGCGGCCAACCCGAAGATCGTCTATCTCGGCGCCTTCGGCTATGGCGAGGAGGGCCCCTATGCCGGCAAGCCCGCCTACGACGACCTGATCCAGGGCGCGGCCGGCGTGGCCTCGCTGTTCGCGCAGCAAAGCGGCGATGCGCCGCGCTACGCGCCTGTCACGCTGGCCGACCGCGCCGTGGGGCTGCAGGCCGCCATCGCGCTGCTCGCCGCCGTGCTGCACGCGCAGCGCACCGGCCGCGGCCAGGCGGTCGAGGTGCCGATGTTCGAGGCGCTCTCGCAGTTCGTGATGGGCGACCACCTCGGCGGCCACAGTTTCGAGCCGCCGCTCGGCCCCACCGGCTATGCGCGCCTGCTTGCGCCGCACCGCAAGCCCTACGCCACGGCCGACGGCTACCTGAGCGTGCTGATCTACAACGACAAGCACTGGCAGGCCTTCTTCGACCTGATCGGCCGGCCCGAGCTGCGTGCCTCGCCGATGTTCGGCACGCACACGGCGCGCGCCGCCAACATCGGCGCGGTCTATGCGTTCGTGGCCGAGGTGATGGCCACGCGAAGCAGCGAGGAATGGATGGCTGCGCTGGAAGCGGCCGACATCCCGGTCGCGCGGCTGCACAGCACCGAGAGCCTGCTCGGCGACCCGCACCTGCGCGCGGTCGATTTCTTTCCCGAGTTCGATCATCCGAGCGAAGGCCGCATCCGCACGCTGGCGCCGGTCGGCCGCTACAGCGCCACGCCCGCGGGCATCCGCCGCATGGCGCCGCGCATCGGCGAGCAGAGCGTCGAGCTGCTGCGCGAAGCGGGCTACGCGGACGAAGACATCGACCGCATGCTCGCGTGTGGCGTCACCCTGCAACCGGACCCTGCGAAAGACAGCGAATGA
- a CDS encoding acyl-CoA dehydrogenase family protein: MNFSLNEDQRSLVAAIERLCEDFPADYWRDHDDRAAFPHEFHRAVADSGWLGIAMPEAQGGAGLGITEAALMMRAISASGAGMSGASSVHMNIFGLNPVVVFGSEAQRQRFLPPLIAGTEKACFAVTEPDAGLDTTSLKTQAVCQPDGSYLLHGRKIWISTAQVADRMLILTRTTPLDQVKKPTQGLTLFYTPLDRGKVEVREIHKLGRAAVDSNMLFIDGLEVPEEDRIGDEGRGFEYILHGLNPERILIAAEAIGIGRAALRIASQYAQERVVFGRPIGQNQGVAHPLARAWANLEAADLMVFKAATLYDAGEPCGIEANAAKYLAAEAAHDACQNAVLTLGGMGYAKEYHVERLLRESYIPRIAPVSPQMILNFIAEKALGLPKSY; encoded by the coding sequence ATGAATTTCTCCCTGAACGAAGACCAGCGCTCGCTCGTCGCGGCCATTGAACGTCTCTGCGAAGACTTCCCCGCCGACTACTGGCGCGACCACGACGACCGCGCCGCGTTCCCGCACGAATTCCACCGCGCGGTGGCCGACAGCGGCTGGCTCGGCATCGCGATGCCCGAGGCGCAGGGCGGCGCGGGGCTCGGCATCACCGAGGCGGCGCTGATGATGCGCGCCATCAGCGCCTCGGGCGCGGGCATGTCGGGCGCGTCGTCGGTGCACATGAACATCTTCGGGCTCAACCCGGTGGTGGTGTTCGGCAGCGAGGCGCAGCGCCAGCGCTTCCTGCCGCCGCTGATCGCGGGCACCGAGAAGGCCTGCTTCGCCGTGACCGAGCCCGATGCGGGGCTCGACACCACGAGCCTCAAGACGCAGGCGGTGTGCCAGCCCGATGGCAGCTACCTGCTGCACGGCCGCAAGATCTGGATATCGACCGCGCAGGTGGCCGACCGCATGCTGATCCTCACGCGCACCACACCGCTCGACCAGGTGAAGAAGCCTACGCAGGGCCTCACGCTGTTCTACACGCCGCTCGACCGCGGCAAGGTCGAGGTGCGCGAGATCCACAAGCTCGGCCGCGCGGCGGTCGACTCGAACATGCTCTTCATCGACGGGCTCGAAGTGCCGGAGGAAGACCGCATCGGCGACGAAGGGCGCGGCTTCGAATACATCCTGCACGGGCTCAACCCCGAGCGCATATTGATTGCGGCCGAGGCCATCGGCATCGGCCGCGCGGCGCTGCGCATCGCCTCGCAGTACGCGCAGGAGCGCGTCGTCTTCGGCCGGCCGATCGGCCAGAACCAGGGCGTGGCGCATCCGCTCGCGCGCGCCTGGGCCAATCTCGAGGCGGCCGACCTGATGGTGTTCAAGGCGGCCACGCTGTACGACGCGGGCGAGCCCTGCGGCATCGAGGCCAACGCCGCCAAATACCTGGCGGCCGAGGCGGCGCACGACGCCTGCCAGAACGCCGTGCTCACGCTGGGCGGCATGGGCTATGCGAAGGAATACCATGTCGAGCGGCTGCTGCGCGAG